The Fimbriimonas ginsengisoli Gsoil 348 genome window below encodes:
- a CDS encoding thioredoxin family protein, translating into MKVRTLILAVLAVLPLAAAGATPSSDSVMAKARAEAKRSGKNVLVIFHASWCGWCKKLDKMLESSDAGPAMSKAFVIVHLTVDESKDKKDLENPGAPEFRASLGGADAGLPFFAVVSPKGKVLGNSIEPNKGNTGYPSAPHEIAYFMELMGKTTPKLKDGERKKVEAYLRANAAPAAPAPAIGGGGH; encoded by the coding sequence ATGAAGGTTCGAACACTTATCCTCGCCGTTTTGGCCGTCCTACCGTTAGCGGCGGCCGGCGCCACGCCGTCCTCCGATTCCGTGATGGCCAAGGCTCGTGCCGAAGCAAAGCGCAGCGGGAAGAACGTTCTGGTCATCTTCCACGCCTCGTGGTGCGGTTGGTGTAAAAAGCTCGATAAGATGCTGGAGAGCAGCGACGCCGGACCGGCAATGTCCAAAGCGTTCGTGATCGTGCACCTCACGGTGGATGAGAGCAAAGACAAGAAAGATCTGGAGAATCCCGGAGCGCCCGAATTTCGCGCTTCGCTCGGCGGAGCGGACGCGGGCTTGCCGTTTTTCGCGGTGGTCTCGCCCAAAGGGAAGGTTCTCGGCAACTCGATCGAGCCGAATAAAGGAAATACCGGCTACCCCTCGGCTCCCCATGAGATCGCGTATTTCATGGAATTGATGGGCAAGACCACTCCGAAGCTCAAAGATGGCGAGCGCAAGAAGGTTGAGGCTTACCTGCGAGCCAACGCCGCTCCGGCGGCGCCGGCCCCGGCAATCGGCGGCGGCGGCCACTAG
- a CDS encoding sugar phosphate isomerase/epimerase family protein, whose product MGHFDRYNDGSQNTPRLQIQHSLWSLIGLPMNSPTEWTIAVKLSRVKAAGFEGVECWLSDEDEAERRASLDAEGLRLTLGHHPHTLDDVRATVARAKRLKADFVFAQPLNPFYPIKEAAEFCREARKIANGEGIAFFVETHRNNIPESLNQALELIEYLPEVRFTGDFSHFVVVSEFYGLEYERAVDRLMPVLSRTSHLHGRISNGEQVQVDVGDGSGQTAQFFVRIWTAAMREWRKGAGPGDVFPFASELGPPRYAITLPDGKEFSDRWEQSLIMKRLAEQAWAASA is encoded by the coding sequence ATGGGCCATTTCGACCGCTACAACGACGGTAGCCAGAACACGCCGCGATTGCAGATTCAGCACTCCCTCTGGTCGCTCATCGGGCTGCCGATGAACTCGCCGACGGAGTGGACGATTGCGGTAAAGCTGTCCCGGGTGAAGGCCGCCGGATTCGAAGGGGTCGAGTGTTGGCTGAGCGACGAAGACGAGGCGGAGCGCCGCGCATCGCTGGACGCGGAGGGGCTGAGGCTCACCCTTGGGCATCACCCCCACACTTTGGATGACGTGCGGGCGACGGTGGCGAGAGCGAAGCGGCTGAAGGCGGACTTTGTTTTTGCCCAGCCGCTCAACCCGTTCTATCCGATTAAGGAGGCGGCCGAGTTCTGCCGGGAGGCGCGGAAGATCGCTAACGGCGAAGGGATCGCCTTCTTTGTGGAAACGCACCGAAACAACATCCCGGAGAGCCTGAACCAGGCCCTGGAGCTGATCGAGTATTTGCCCGAGGTGCGATTCACGGGCGATTTTTCGCACTTCGTGGTGGTCAGCGAGTTCTACGGGTTGGAATACGAGCGAGCGGTCGACCGGCTGATGCCGGTTCTTTCTCGCACGTCGCATCTGCACGGACGGATTTCGAACGGCGAGCAAGTACAGGTCGACGTCGGCGATGGATCGGGGCAGACGGCCCAGTTCTTCGTCCGGATCTGGACGGCGGCTATGCGCGAGTGGCGCAAAGGCGCCGGCCCGGGCGACGTCTTCCCGTTCGCCAGCGAACTCGGCCCGCCCCGATACGCCATCACCTTGCCGGACGGCAAGGAGTTCAGCGACCGGTGGGAGCAGAGCCTGATAATGAAGCGGCTGGCCGAGCAAGCATGGGCAGCTTCAGCCTGA
- the purM gene encoding phosphoribosylformylglycinamidine cyclo-ligase, which yields MTSNKVGAPGWRARAGIVMDMPDEAISYRSAGVDIDEAQRALRAVTPRIQSTHNDAVIGGIGGFGGLYRGVFPEIDKPILVSSIDGVGTKTKIAAMVGNHSGLGHDIVNHCVNDILCQGARPLFFLDYYGCSRLEGLVFEEIVSGMADACRDVGCALIGGETAEMPGVYTDGEIDVVGAVVGLADADRKLPRGKMQPGDSVIGIASNGLHTNGFSLARRVLFDVGGRSVRDEVPGLGRSIGEELLRPHRCYFNSVYPIVQELERVYAVAHVTGGGLYDNLPRVLPSDVRLVIEKRSWTPLPIFQLIQATGNVPDVEMYRTFNMGIGMVIIVDRMDAAGVVQRLNEAGESAAVIGEVQAGSPDVQIV from the coding sequence TTGACCTCCAATAAGGTCGGCGCGCCGGGTTGGAGGGCGCGGGCTGGTATCGTGATGGATATGCCGGATGAGGCGATCAGTTATCGGTCGGCGGGAGTCGATATCGACGAGGCGCAGCGGGCTCTCCGCGCGGTGACACCAAGGATTCAATCCACCCATAACGATGCCGTCATCGGCGGAATCGGTGGCTTCGGCGGGCTCTACCGCGGAGTTTTTCCGGAGATCGACAAACCGATCCTCGTTAGCTCGATCGACGGGGTCGGAACCAAGACCAAGATCGCGGCGATGGTAGGGAACCACTCCGGGTTGGGTCACGACATCGTCAACCACTGCGTCAACGACATTCTCTGCCAAGGGGCGCGGCCGCTTTTCTTCTTGGACTACTACGGCTGCTCCCGCCTGGAGGGCCTGGTTTTCGAAGAGATCGTCTCCGGCATGGCGGATGCCTGTCGGGACGTCGGCTGCGCGCTGATCGGCGGCGAAACCGCGGAGATGCCGGGGGTCTATACCGATGGCGAGATCGACGTGGTCGGCGCGGTTGTCGGCCTCGCCGACGCGGACCGGAAGCTTCCGAGAGGGAAGATGCAGCCGGGCGACTCGGTGATCGGAATCGCGAGCAACGGATTGCACACCAACGGTTTCTCGCTCGCCCGTCGAGTGCTGTTCGACGTGGGTGGGCGCTCGGTGCGCGACGAGGTTCCCGGACTGGGCAGGTCGATTGGAGAAGAGCTGCTTCGGCCCCACCGCTGCTACTTCAACTCGGTCTATCCGATCGTGCAGGAGCTCGAGCGGGTTTATGCGGTCGCCCACGTTACGGGAGGCGGTCTCTACGACAACTTGCCGCGGGTGCTCCCTTCGGATGTTCGGCTCGTGATCGAGAAACGAAGCTGGACGCCGCTTCCGATCTTCCAATTGATTCAAGCGACCGGCAACGTCCCCGATGTGGAGATGTACCGGACTTTCAATATGGGAATCGGCATGGTGATCATCGTCGACCGAATGGACGCCGCGGGCGTGGTCCAGCGGCTCAACGAGGCGGGCGAGTCGGCCGCCGTCATCGGCGAAGTCCAAGCGGGCTCGCCGGACGTCCAAATAGTGTGA
- a CDS encoding alkaline phosphatase family protein — translation MPPTVLLVSIDGMRPDALRSANTPYLDRLVANGTVCWNARTVMPSVTLPCHTSMLRGVDVPRHGITSNRFSPLARPVPSVIDVAKTHGRRTGFFFNWGELRDLAEPGSFDVSYFVQDAHRMEGDTRVAKAAAAHQREEPFDFLFVYLGHVDERGHAEGWMSPGYIEAIEHADACVGMVLAALDEGDRSWVALIQSDHGGHERSHGTEMDEDMTIPWILSGHGVKAGNTLDGGVRIYDTCPTLAHLLGLPAAREWDGRIVGEALDL, via the coding sequence GTGCCACCGACCGTGTTGCTCGTCTCGATCGACGGAATGCGCCCCGACGCGCTTCGGTCGGCCAATACTCCGTACCTCGACCGCTTGGTCGCGAACGGAACGGTGTGCTGGAATGCCCGGACGGTGATGCCAAGCGTGACCCTTCCCTGCCACACCAGCATGCTGCGCGGGGTCGACGTCCCCCGGCACGGCATCACCTCGAACCGTTTCTCTCCCCTGGCCCGCCCGGTTCCGAGTGTGATCGACGTCGCAAAAACGCATGGTCGGCGTACCGGCTTCTTCTTCAACTGGGGTGAGCTGAGGGACCTCGCCGAACCGGGCAGCTTCGACGTGAGCTACTTCGTTCAAGACGCCCACCGCATGGAAGGCGACACGCGCGTTGCCAAAGCCGCCGCTGCCCACCAGCGCGAGGAGCCTTTCGACTTCCTCTTCGTCTATCTGGGCCATGTGGATGAACGAGGACACGCTGAAGGATGGATGAGCCCCGGATATATCGAAGCGATCGAACACGCGGACGCCTGCGTCGGTATGGTCCTGGCCGCTCTGGATGAAGGCGACCGGTCGTGGGTAGCCCTGATCCAAAGCGACCATGGCGGACACGAGCGTTCGCATGGCACCGAGATGGACGAGGACATGACGATCCCTTGGATTCTGAGCGGCCACGGGGTGAAAGCCGGGAATACCCTCGACGGCGGCGTCCGGATTTACGACACTTGCCCGACCTTGGCCCACCTCCTTGGCTTACCGGCGGCTCGCGAGTGGGACGGACGGATCGTCGGCGAAGCCTTGGATCTATGA
- a CDS encoding ABC transporter ATP-binding protein, translated as MAAAIETKKLTKSYKSRQHGHINVVDHLDLIVEEGEIFGFLGPNGAGKTTTIKMLLGIIYPTSGEGYVLGKEIGDMDVHRMISYLPERPYYYEHMTGPEILRFYGSLFGINDEAKFQGLLEKVNLHRDTTKSISQYSKGMQQRIGLAQSLINDPKLLFLDEPTGGLDPIAHREIRDLIISFRDEGRTVFISSHELSEVELICDRVAIIDRGIIRRQGKLTDLLRGGRIEIMATEVAAKVLESLNLTDSNVRTVPQGILFDIPEENDVNGIIDAIRTAKGNILSIVPRKKRLEDLFVETVQNKPTPVGAAQDGGAK; from the coding sequence TTGGCCGCCGCCATCGAAACTAAGAAGCTGACCAAAAGCTATAAGTCGCGCCAGCATGGCCACATCAATGTGGTCGATCATCTCGACCTCATCGTTGAGGAAGGAGAGATCTTCGGATTTCTCGGACCCAACGGAGCCGGGAAGACAACGACCATTAAGATGCTTCTCGGAATCATCTACCCGACCTCCGGCGAGGGCTATGTCCTCGGTAAGGAGATCGGCGACATGGACGTCCACCGGATGATCTCGTATCTCCCGGAGCGGCCGTACTACTACGAACATATGACGGGCCCGGAGATTCTCCGGTTCTACGGATCTCTCTTCGGAATCAACGACGAAGCGAAATTCCAAGGCCTGCTCGAAAAGGTCAATCTCCACCGAGACACGACCAAATCGATCTCTCAATACTCAAAAGGTATGCAGCAGCGAATCGGTCTGGCCCAAAGCCTGATCAACGATCCGAAGCTTCTGTTCCTGGACGAACCTACCGGCGGCCTCGACCCCATCGCGCACCGCGAAATTCGAGATCTCATCATTTCCTTCCGGGATGAGGGGCGGACGGTATTCATCTCCAGCCACGAGCTGAGCGAAGTCGAGCTGATCTGCGACCGGGTTGCGATTATCGACCGCGGCATCATCCGCCGCCAGGGCAAGCTCACCGACCTCCTTCGAGGCGGCCGAATCGAGATCATGGCGACGGAAGTCGCCGCCAAGGTTCTCGAGAGCCTGAATCTCACCGACAGCAACGTGCGAACGGTTCCGCAAGGAATTCTCTTCGACATTCCGGAAGAGAACGACGTCAATGGCATCATCGACGCCATTCGCACCGCCAAGGGGAACATCCTGAGCATCGTTCCGCGCAAGAAGCGACTGGAAGATCTCTTCGTGGAGACCGTTCAGAACAAGCCGACCCCCGTCGGCGCCGCTCAAGATGGAGGCGCGAAGTGA
- a CDS encoding ABC transporter permease → MRPIIAIASTTVGEAIRRRVLLIILLLGVVLLVVAPGLGILSARSETTVLKGMMLGIIQLTSAVIAIVLTVYMIPNEIERRTIYTILSKPVQRWQFLVGKYLGAVSALGLMMALMCAVLFVVFLIEKQDMGMILDVMKAPLMYFVQMSLLAAVAMFFSTFVAPLVNFFLSGGLFLLGSLFNPFFQTLQDNSKATGFAKLAATVFNTILPNFANYNIQNPIINPQSQIQNEKTYYLSITFYGVCYIVALLVAGIWVFDRREV, encoded by the coding sequence GTGAGACCGATTATCGCTATCGCGAGCACCACCGTGGGTGAGGCGATCCGCCGGCGCGTCCTGCTGATCATCCTCCTCCTCGGCGTGGTTCTCCTCGTCGTCGCTCCCGGCCTCGGAATCCTTTCGGCACGGTCGGAAACCACCGTCTTGAAGGGAATGATGCTTGGCATCATCCAGCTCACCAGCGCGGTCATCGCAATCGTTCTTACGGTCTATATGATCCCGAACGAGATCGAGCGCCGCACCATCTATACAATCCTATCGAAGCCGGTTCAACGCTGGCAGTTCTTGGTAGGGAAGTATCTGGGCGCGGTCTCCGCGCTCGGCCTGATGATGGCGCTCATGTGCGCGGTCCTCTTCGTCGTGTTCCTCATCGAGAAGCAAGACATGGGGATGATCCTCGACGTCATGAAGGCGCCGCTGATGTACTTCGTGCAGATGAGTCTGCTCGCAGCCGTCGCGATGTTCTTCTCGACGTTCGTGGCGCCGCTGGTGAACTTCTTCCTGTCGGGAGGTCTGTTCCTCCTCGGATCGTTGTTCAACCCGTTCTTCCAGACGCTGCAGGATAACTCCAAGGCAACCGGCTTCGCAAAGCTGGCGGCCACGGTGTTCAACACGATTCTGCCGAACTTCGCGAACTACAACATCCAAAACCCGATCATCAACCCGCAGAGCCAGATCCAGAACGAGAAGACGTACTATCTCAGCATCACCTTCTACGGTGTCTGCTATATCGTCGCCCTCCTCGTCGCCGGCATCTGGGTTTTCGACCGTAGAGAGGTTTAG
- a CDS encoding RluA family pseudouridine synthase: MRLVADRPERLDKFLARVLPEHSRTKLARLIEEGEVMVDGNVQKPKFPLEPGMEVVLDEPEGTPAHNLAPADIPLEIVFEDDDLLVVNKPRGLAAHPATSLKEPSLVNALLGRNTVLSTAGGDFRPGIVHRLDKETTGLMVVAKNDQAHVSLARQMEAKTAERRYFAVVGGNVEQERFTVSAPIARSKHNRLLMAVDPHGKPAVTHVKRIARMETGTLVACRLETGRTHQIRVHLRAIGLPVLGDTIYAPREYASGPLQLHAGFLAFDHPRTDERVSFYAAPDSEFLGHELVSRAALEEF; encoded by the coding sequence ATGCGTCTCGTCGCGGATAGACCTGAGCGGCTGGACAAGTTCTTAGCCCGCGTGCTTCCCGAGCACAGTCGTACCAAATTGGCGCGGCTCATCGAAGAGGGGGAAGTGATGGTGGATGGAAACGTCCAAAAACCGAAATTCCCCCTGGAACCCGGAATGGAAGTGGTTCTAGACGAGCCGGAAGGAACTCCTGCTCATAACCTGGCCCCCGCCGACATCCCGCTGGAGATCGTATTCGAGGACGACGACCTGCTCGTCGTGAACAAACCGCGCGGCCTCGCCGCCCACCCGGCAACCTCGCTCAAGGAGCCGTCGCTGGTGAACGCCCTCTTAGGCCGAAACACGGTGCTCAGCACGGCGGGCGGCGATTTCCGCCCCGGCATCGTGCACCGGCTCGATAAAGAAACGACCGGTTTGATGGTCGTCGCCAAAAACGACCAGGCGCACGTGAGCTTGGCGCGGCAGATGGAGGCGAAGACGGCCGAGCGACGCTATTTCGCCGTCGTTGGTGGCAATGTGGAACAGGAACGGTTTACGGTGTCCGCGCCGATCGCCCGTTCGAAGCATAACCGCCTGTTGATGGCGGTGGATCCGCACGGAAAGCCGGCAGTGACGCACGTCAAGCGGATCGCCCGGATGGAGACCGGTACCTTGGTCGCTTGCCGTCTAGAGACCGGCCGAACCCATCAGATCCGAGTTCACCTTCGTGCCATCGGCCTTCCGGTCCTTGGCGACACCATTTACGCCCCAAGGGAGTACGCGAGCGGGCCGCTGCAGCTTCACGCAGGATTCCTAGCCTTCGACCATCCCAGAACGGACGAGCGGGTCTCGTTCTACGCTGCGCCGGATAGCGAGTTCTTGGGGCACGAGCTAGTCTCGCGGGCGGCGCTCGAAGAGTTCTGA
- a CDS encoding bifunctional heptose 7-phosphate kinase/heptose 1-phosphate adenyltransferase — translation MTPGELLARFRGRRALVVGDLMLDEYIFGRATRISQEAPVMVVRQSSTRAVPGGAANVASNMVAMGALVKMVGVVGSDAPGDLLSASLREYGLDGEGLVRDPSRPTTRKTRVLANHSHQVLRIDHEDEAPVSGAVENTVLERAIAAMAEVDVVLISDYQKGSVTERIIRGIVEEGGRIRVPVVANPKPKSLPFYEGAALVSLNQFEAGEAAGLGGAVPVEDAERVADELRRRLGVDQVLVTLGANGMAAAGADSFRVPAIRVEVYDEAGAGDTVIATVALGIGSGAFRRELLELAAQTAAAVVRKVGVAVPSAEDLAAIR, via the coding sequence GTGACCCCCGGCGAGCTCTTGGCGAGGTTTCGCGGTCGGCGCGCGCTCGTCGTCGGCGACCTGATGCTGGACGAGTACATCTTTGGCCGCGCGACCCGGATCTCGCAGGAGGCGCCGGTGATGGTCGTCCGGCAATCGTCCACTCGCGCGGTTCCGGGAGGAGCCGCCAACGTGGCGAGCAACATGGTCGCCATGGGAGCGCTGGTAAAGATGGTCGGCGTGGTAGGCAGCGACGCGCCGGGAGATTTGCTCTCCGCCTCGCTTCGCGAATACGGGCTCGATGGAGAAGGGCTGGTCCGCGATCCCAGCCGGCCGACGACCCGAAAGACGCGCGTCCTGGCAAACCATTCGCACCAGGTTCTACGGATCGATCACGAAGACGAGGCTCCCGTCTCCGGGGCGGTCGAAAATACGGTTTTGGAGCGAGCGATCGCCGCGATGGCGGAGGTCGACGTGGTGCTGATCAGCGACTATCAAAAGGGATCTGTCACCGAGCGGATCATCCGGGGGATCGTCGAAGAGGGAGGTCGAATTCGCGTGCCGGTGGTGGCAAACCCCAAGCCGAAGAGCCTTCCGTTTTACGAAGGGGCCGCTTTGGTGAGCCTCAACCAGTTCGAGGCTGGAGAAGCCGCCGGATTGGGGGGCGCGGTGCCCGTCGAGGACGCCGAGAGAGTCGCGGACGAATTACGGCGCCGTCTTGGGGTCGACCAGGTTTTGGTTACGTTGGGCGCCAATGGGATGGCGGCGGCGGGTGCGGATTCGTTCCGTGTTCCGGCGATCCGGGTCGAGGTTTACGACGAGGCGGGCGCGGGCGATACGGTTATCGCCACGGTAGCGCTCGGAATCGGATCGGGCGCGTTCCGGCGAGAGCTGCTCGAGCTAGCGGCGCAGACCGCCGCCGCGGTGGTTCGCAAGGTCGGCGTGGCGGTACCGTCGGCCGAAGATCTGGCGGCAATTCGCTAG
- the lgt gene encoding prolipoprotein diacylglyceryl transferase: MLPILFHIGKFPVRSYGISILVAFLSGLWLVRKRAEKFGFDKQKVTDLCFYLLIIGILGARILFLVQDIPYYSKHLNEVFSLTFAGLTSFGALITGGAYVIYWAKKHHARLGNLCDLLAPGFMLAHVFGRIGCFLNGCCYGGVCDASVPWATHFEGVVGLHHPAQLYDSLMNLVGLGLLLLYERKGFRPGQVTGMFLILHGLTRFIYEFWRAGTDQEVQTGLASSTYWTKIGSLQITQAQGVALAMIVGGVVLWFLAGRRQVSPQDPTELEPKSDVAPEMQAA; the protein is encoded by the coding sequence ATGCTTCCTATCCTCTTTCACATCGGCAAATTTCCCGTGCGCAGCTACGGGATCAGCATTCTCGTTGCCTTTCTATCGGGCCTGTGGCTCGTTCGGAAGCGGGCGGAGAAATTCGGTTTCGATAAGCAGAAGGTCACCGACCTCTGTTTTTACTTGCTGATCATCGGGATTCTAGGCGCTCGTATCCTATTCCTGGTTCAGGACATCCCGTATTACTCGAAGCACCTCAACGAAGTGTTTTCGCTGACCTTCGCGGGTCTGACCAGCTTCGGCGCGCTCATCACGGGCGGCGCGTACGTGATCTACTGGGCGAAGAAGCATCACGCCCGGCTTGGAAACCTCTGCGATCTACTGGCGCCCGGCTTTATGCTGGCGCACGTCTTCGGCCGGATCGGCTGCTTTCTCAATGGCTGCTGCTACGGCGGGGTCTGCGACGCTTCCGTGCCGTGGGCGACCCACTTCGAAGGCGTAGTGGGGCTGCACCATCCGGCGCAGCTTTACGATTCACTTATGAACCTCGTTGGGCTCGGTTTGCTTTTGCTCTATGAGCGAAAGGGATTCCGCCCGGGGCAGGTCACCGGCATGTTCTTGATCCTGCACGGACTGACCCGGTTTATCTACGAATTCTGGCGGGCGGGAACCGATCAAGAGGTTCAAACCGGGCTCGCCTCCTCGACCTATTGGACGAAGATCGGCAGCCTCCAAATCACCCAGGCCCAAGGCGTGGCGCTGGCGATGATCGTCGGCGGTGTCGTTCTCTGGTTCCTCGCCGGCCGCCGGCAGGTTTCGCCTCAGGATCCCACGGAATTAGAGCCGAAATCGGACGTGGCGCCGGAGATGCAAGCCGCGTGA
- the kdsB gene encoding 3-deoxy-manno-octulosonate cytidylyltransferase produces MRCCIVIPARMASTRFPGKPLVDLMGKPMVQWVVEAARRAEIAERVVVATPDREIADACSAFGAEAVMTRLDHPTGTDRIAEVSERLEADVYVNVQGDEPLIRPESIRACAQPLVADSSIPMGSVYSDCSEEEAENPAVVKVVTDLAGFALYFSRHAIPYPRAVRSTPVKKHVGIYAYRREVVQAFSRWPQSPLEMAESLEQLRFMENGVRIRMSEGAGSELAVDTPEQAEEVRRVLNARR; encoded by the coding sequence ATGCGCTGCTGCATCGTGATCCCGGCTCGAATGGCATCAACCCGGTTCCCCGGAAAGCCGCTCGTCGACCTCATGGGCAAGCCGATGGTGCAATGGGTCGTGGAGGCGGCGCGGCGGGCGGAGATCGCCGAGCGAGTCGTCGTCGCCACCCCAGACCGCGAAATCGCCGACGCCTGCTCGGCATTCGGGGCGGAGGCGGTAATGACCCGACTGGATCACCCGACCGGCACCGATCGAATCGCGGAGGTGAGCGAGAGGTTAGAAGCCGACGTGTATGTGAACGTGCAGGGTGACGAGCCGCTCATCCGTCCGGAAAGCATCCGCGCGTGCGCACAGCCACTGGTGGCCGACTCCTCGATTCCGATGGGAAGCGTTTACTCCGACTGTTCCGAAGAGGAGGCAGAAAATCCGGCGGTGGTGAAGGTGGTGACCGATCTGGCCGGATTTGCGCTGTACTTCAGCCGGCACGCCATCCCATACCCTCGCGCCGTACGCTCGACGCCGGTCAAAAAACACGTGGGGATCTACGCCTACCGCCGCGAAGTGGTCCAGGCATTCTCCCGGTGGCCGCAATCGCCGCTGGAAATGGCGGAGAGTCTGGAGCAGCTCCGGTTTATGGAGAACGGCGTACGGATCCGAATGTCGGAAGGCGCGGGCAGCGAGTTGGCCGTCGATACCCCCGAGCAAGCCGAAGAGGTGAGGCGAGTTCTTAACGCCAGGCGTTAA
- a CDS encoding alpha/beta hydrolase, with product MIAGLLTCLATLATAQTPRMDTSKLPPYLPGVGDGDYLVAPPYTDADELTARDGVPKGTVQRFVMDSHDSKLYPGIAKTAPGQVVPYHRRVSVYIPSQYVPGTATPFLISQDSMTSGIMPTILDNMIADHRLPAMVAIFIDSGGGDSFGSERGLEYDTMSGKYAEFVETEVLPRISRDYKVTFTKDPNARMTMGGSSGGACAFTMAWYHPDLYHRVLTYSGTYVDQMSPPKEATPHGAWEYHEHLIPQTPRKPIRIWMQVGDHDLRPNDPPETLHNWPMANERMAAALKKKEYHYQFVFSKEAGHVDGRVVNQTLPQALEWVWQGYRAKR from the coding sequence ATGATTGCCGGACTGCTAACTTGCCTCGCCACCCTTGCCACCGCGCAGACGCCGCGGATGGATACTTCTAAGCTGCCGCCCTACCTTCCGGGTGTCGGCGACGGGGATTACCTCGTCGCGCCTCCGTACACGGACGCCGATGAGCTCACCGCGCGGGATGGGGTGCCGAAGGGGACGGTTCAGCGATTCGTCATGGACTCTCACGACAGCAAGCTGTATCCCGGCATTGCCAAGACCGCGCCGGGGCAGGTGGTTCCCTACCATCGGCGCGTGAGCGTGTACATCCCCAGCCAGTACGTGCCGGGGACCGCGACGCCATTCCTGATCTCGCAGGACAGCATGACCTCCGGGATCATGCCGACCATCCTCGACAATATGATCGCGGACCATCGCCTCCCGGCGATGGTCGCAATCTTCATCGATTCTGGCGGCGGCGACTCTTTCGGCAGCGAGCGGGGGCTGGAGTACGACACGATGTCGGGCAAGTACGCCGAGTTCGTCGAAACCGAGGTCTTGCCGCGAATCTCGCGCGACTACAAAGTGACATTCACCAAGGACCCGAACGCACGGATGACGATGGGCGGCAGCTCCGGCGGAGCGTGTGCCTTCACGATGGCGTGGTATCACCCGGACCTTTACCATCGGGTGCTCACCTACTCAGGCACCTACGTAGACCAGATGTCGCCTCCCAAAGAGGCCACTCCCCACGGCGCCTGGGAATACCACGAGCACCTTATTCCGCAAACTCCACGCAAACCGATCCGCATCTGGATGCAGGTCGGCGACCACGACCTCCGGCCGAACGATCCGCCTGAGACGCTGCACAACTGGCCGATGGCGAACGAGCGGATGGCGGCGGCGCTTAAGAAGAAGGAATACCACTACCAGTTCGTCTTTTCCAAGGAAGCGGGCCACGTCGACGGCCGCGTCGTTAATCAGACGCTGCCGCAGGCCTTGGAGTGGGTCTGGCAAGGGTATCGGGCAAAGCGCTAG
- a CDS encoding low affinity iron permease family protein — translation MNEKFSRIARWASNIAGSAPAFAACVLLIVVWAAFGPVFHYSDTWQLVINTSTTIITFLMVFLIQNAQNRDAKAIHLKLDELIRAQSGARNKMIDLEKLTDAQLQRLQQEFDKICNEEEPRTAAGRAQEDTKQAA, via the coding sequence TTGAACGAAAAATTCTCAAGGATCGCTAGATGGGCTTCGAACATCGCGGGATCGGCTCCCGCCTTTGCGGCTTGCGTACTGCTGATCGTGGTGTGGGCCGCCTTCGGGCCAGTTTTTCACTACTCGGACACTTGGCAACTGGTCATCAACACGAGCACCACGATCATCACCTTTCTGATGGTGTTTCTAATTCAAAACGCGCAGAACCGCGATGCGAAGGCGATCCACCTGAAACTCGATGAGCTGATTCGAGCCCAGTCGGGGGCCCGTAACAAGATGATCGATCTGGAGAAGCTGACAGACGCCCAACTGCAACGGCTTCAACAGGAGTTCGACAAGATCTGTAACGAGGAGGAGCCTCGGACCGCCGCTGGGCGGGCGCAAGAAGATACAAAGCAAGCGGCGTGA